CCAATTGGAATAAACTCGATCCGCTCATTTAATACATAGTTATCCGCTTTGGGATTATTTAAGGATTTCAATTTATTGTTCATTGCAATAGGACTTTCTTTTAATCTATCTTCTGATACTTGTAAAAGTCTATCCGCAATTTTATCGAGATACTCAATATCTTGGACATTTTTCCATTTCTCAGGAATTATCTTTTGTCCATGTAGCGCGCCTACGAGCCCTCCTGCAAATGCCGCTATACTATCTGTATCACTGCCTAAAGCATTTACAGATTCGATAATTGCTTCTAAGGGATTGTTTGAGTATTTTGCTGCCAGATAGATGCCAGCAACTACGGTAGAGATTCCAGACCCTTTAGTTGATGGATCGAAACAGCCAATTTTGCTCATTGTCTCCTTTACGGGGGTATTTTGCTTTAAACTTTGGTATATGAGGCGTAAATGGTTTTGTGTTTCACTTACTGTTTCTGTATAAACCTGCTCAAAATCTAATGGATTACGTGTATTCCATTTCTTAAACCATTCAGTAATTTCAAGATTGTTCTTTAGAAAAGATAAATCGAATTTTAGTGGGAAGTCCAAACCGATCTGCTTTATGTAATTCTCCCATCTAAAGTCTTCAGGCCTAAATATGATAATTTGGTTCACAGCATAGCCGTATAGCATTGCTCCGAGAATCGCCCTTGGATGGCCGTGAGTGATAATGCTATTGGCGAATATTTCCTCTTTTATCCTATCAAAATTACCAACGTTGGCCAATGCAATGGGAAGTACGCGCATCGCGGCACCATTTGCACCGCTATTTGTATAATCATATGTCTCGCCATTGACTTTGAAGGTATAAAAATTGCTATGCCAATTTACTGATTTTCTTGAAATCTTATCTGCAGCTGTTTTAACAGTTCTCCCTCCCCCTCTAGCATAATCTA
This region of Pedobacter steynii genomic DNA includes:
- a CDS encoding ADP-ribosylglycohydrolase family protein; translation: MTPEAKYKGSIKLSAIGDALGWITEFEKSSQGLLEKFGTDRIENFYDWKKNVGGRFYGFIDEIKAGSYSDDTQLLLAVARSIKKDGRLDHKYFAKIELANWLDYARGGGRTVKTAADKISRKSVNWHSNFYTFKVNGETYDYTNSGANGAAMRVLPIALANVGNFDRIKEEIFANSIITHGHPRAILGAMLYGYAVNQIIIFRPEDFRWENYIKQIGLDFPLKFDLSFLKNNLEITEWFKKWNTRNPLDFEQVYTETVSETQNHLRLIYQSLKQNTPVKETMSKIGCFDPSTKGSGISTVVAGIYLAAKYSNNPLEAIIESVNALGSDTDSIAAFAGGLVGALHGQKIIPEKWKNVQDIEYLDKIADRLLQVSEDRLKESPIAMNNKLKSLNNPKADNYVLNERIEFIPIGEGKITSIDRQATLTKGKYNLILEAVLDEGQSIIVSKLFDDLNYTSKPEIFSKSDKLLKIALEKLLPNTFERFKLFISNHGSLSKEQLELFEAILLNEN